The following are encoded in a window of Naumovozyma castellii chromosome 8, complete genome genomic DNA:
- the MAK10 gene encoding Mak10p (ancestral locus Anc_5.521), producing the protein MSLEESFSNLRVDHQDNQFTAHDHYESVNSNDLADVTQLFQELSDRLQARTIIKDPNFDLFEGTHSLEVNNKKLDSSLIDLTEEEIHFDCNKPYGFGAKEGEWDQIDYVSAILDRLMRLVVCWLNDYQTLPTTLLSCKYMEYFLQKWTLPPLDNVNVLNTGDPIYDDVLGSCITGIGYFTKFARELLKAGVIFEEEDLNFNAMGLDLYLGLPNKVKTLKYINKGLETLSLIHDDKRTILLTNILKLTSCLVKLEDHILFYSSTTQHLDEMIDLAQKLYDEPELDKAYPVGSFSMEIQKRLANQFPPKKLVEPSSNYDGFIVLANDIKLILKIAQANSSLEIIQFANFFNKIRQLHVIARAIFSLFVMRDDRSVLGTFTLHDFLQAHVLPIANNLTKISPQIENALDPILQDCISVLFEWYQNSSQNTCRYRQGYNRQILLWDSVQAQLENVLTQLGSSSRLVVNQSGTAQENNFIESYASWAFVMKLNAMIEFTLKGFDLDCYKPFESYSLFWYVYYLCEYLQNGLNIIETGIQRTISDIHALNKRMKKLKAGEKKDRLRDQYHKLMELDMPGLQDRLKYMQYERNKCKITQSLCLVEVVQFGILASYNVITNKNPANSKFVNDELIYKLRFKPFSSIGSPETPTFTLSQETLQKFMFKESEFSSRIEESLKFMKGQLNHIEITIGEILRYVESDDEGESMMTGTRLVKEEASEYFTQLKKSSELLKANSKRIVKVLGPKPVQGLENKFTVMLSTSTGASRFFPILEVVERKPRGNGREI; encoded by the coding sequence ATGTCTCTAGAAGAGTCATTTAGTAATCTCCGCGTGGATCATCAGGACAACCAGTTTACAGCTCATGATCATTACGAATCTGTGAATTCAAATGACTTAGCTGATGTGACACAgttatttcaagaattaaGTGATAGATTGCAGGcaagaacaattattaaGGATCCTAATTTTGACTTGTTCGAAGGCACACATTCCCTAGAAGTGAACAATAAGAAGTTAGATTCGAGTTTAATCGATTTGACAGAAGAGGAAATACATTTTGATTGCAATAAGCCATATGGGTTTGGCGCCAAGGAAGGGGAATGGGATCAGATTGATTATGTTTCAGCCATCCTAGACCGTCTAATGAGATTGGTTGTGTGTTGGTTAAACGACTACCAAACCCTACCGACAACTTTGCTGAGTTGTAAATACatggaatattttcttcagaaatGGACATTGCCACCACTAGATAATGTTAATGTTTTAAATACAGGAGACCCCATCTATGATGATGTTTTGGGAAGTTGTATCACTGGAATTGGCTATTTTACTAAATTCGCCCGTGAATTGCTCAAGGCAGGAGttatatttgaagaagaagatttgaattttaatGCAATGGGTCTTGATCTGTATTTGGGATTGCCAAATAAGGTGAAGactttaaaatatataaataaagGGTTAGAAACTTTAAGTCTGATCCATGATGATAAGAGAACAATTTTATTGACAAATATCTTGAAGCTAACTAGTTGCTTAGTCAAACTTGAGGATCatattttattctattCTTCCACTACTCAACATTTGGATGAAATGATTGACCTTGCCCAGAAGCTGTACGATGAACCAGAGCTCGATAAGGCATATCCTGTGGgttcattttcaatggaaatCCAAAAGAGACTTGCAAACCAATTTCCACCAAAGAAATTGGTGGaaccatcttcaaattatGATGGATTCATTGTACTTGCCAATGATATAAAGCTTATCCTCAAGATCGCACAGGCCAATAGTTCCTTAGAGATTATCCAATTtgccaatttcttcaacaaaataCGTCAACTTCATGTAATTGCAAGAGCTATATTCTCGTTGTTTGTAATGAGAGACGATAGATCAGTTCTTGGAACTTTTACTCTTCATGATTTCTTACAGGCCCACGTATTACCCATTGCAAACAATTTGACCAAGATAAGCcctcaaattgaaaatgctCTTGATCCCATACTACAAGATTGTATCAGTGTTTTATTTGAGTGGTACCAAAACTCTTCTCAGAACACATGTCGATATAGACAAGGGTATAATAGGCAAATATTACTATGGGACTCAGTCCAAGCTCAATTAGAGAATGTTTTAACACAACTTGGATCATCATCTCGTTTAGTCGTTAATCAATCAGGTACTGCccaagaaaataatttcattgaatcTTATGCTTCCTGGGCATTTGTTATGAAACTAAATGCAATGATTGAATTTACTCTGAAAGGGTTTGATCTTGATTGTTATAAACCATTTGAGtcatattctttattttggtATGTTTATTACTTATGtgaatatttacaaaatgggttaaatataatagaaaCTGGGATTCAAAGGACAATCAGTGATATCCATGCCTTGAATAAACGAATGAAGAAACTAAAAGCAGgtgaaaaaaaagataGGCTGAGGGATCAATATCATAAGCTAATGGAGTTAGATATGCCTGGACTGCAAGATCgtttaaaatatatgcAGTATGAACGAAATAAATGCAAGATAACTCAATCACTGTGTCTTGTTGAGGTTGTTCAATTTGGAATCTTAGCGTCATATAATGTGATTACCAATAAAAATCCAGCTAACTCCAAATttgttaatgatgaattaatcTATAAGCTACGTTTTAAGCCATTTTCTTCCATTGGTTCTCCGGAAACACCCACGTTTACGCTATCTCAAGAGACGcttcaaaaatttatgTTTAAAGAGTCAGAATTTTCTTCTAGAATAGAggaatcattgaaatttatgAAAGGCCAATTAAACCATATAGAAATTACAATTGGAGAAATTCTTCGATACGTTGAATCCGATGATGAGGGCGAGTCGATGATGACCGGTACAAGATTAGTGAAAGAGGAAGCCTCCGAATATTTCacacaattgaaaaaatctaGTGAGCTTCTGAAAGCAAATTCCAAACGTATTGTCAAAGTGTTGGGTCCTAAACCTGTTCAGGGGCTTGAGAACAAGTTCACGGTGATGTTAAGTACTTCGACTGGTGCATCTAGATTCTTCCCAATACTAGAAGTGGTAGAAAGAAAGCCTCGTGGCAATGGTAGAGAGATTTAA
- the CAT2 gene encoding carnitine O-acetyltransferase CAT2 (ancestral locus Anc_5.512) codes for MKLCSPTVVRCSKTRPFIAAKRFMSSTKLPQQFPFETSNGEHYWAQHPNAHYQKADADAFKGLTFAEQSKLPSLPVPDLKSTMAKYLHSIKPYCHNATEWENQSLLSKDFLENMGPVLQSRLETFAKDKRNWLSSFWDNQAYLQYNDPIIPYVSYFYVHDKLPTTHLQIERDPLLKSTAIISTVVKFIESLKREAIPAEIIKESPFCMNSFQLMFNTARIPGNPQDDRDTNIFYSIYENNFMVVAFRGQFYKLSTHSEDNVPLPLNAIWKQLYSIVNDSSAAPATQGIGSLTSLPRDQWRTAHAELIKDPSSRESLELIHRASFILCLDTQVKPITLEEKSRNAWHGDGINRFYDKSLQFFVTGNGSSSFLAEHSKMDGTPTLFLNTYVCQQMAKLNPEQFIKGTLSPSTAFESTTKPLPFLITPTIKSQIESAQNQFQVQINQHDLKVWHYNRYGKNFIKSHGMSPDAFIQQVIQLAIYKYLGRQLPTYEAASTRKYFKGRTEAGRSVSPASQAFVQSWDSPTKSTVEKIALLKLSAKEHSNYMKDAANGMAIDRHLFGLKNMLQPEDVKPELFKDPTFNYSSTWLVSTSQLSSEYFEGYGWSEVNDNGVGLAYMLNKDWLHINIVCKPEFSLFNVQKMHYYLSEAADEIADALIQVEKQAKL; via the coding sequence ATGAAACTCTGCAGTCCTACCGTCGTCCGCTGCTCCAAGACAAGACCCTTCATCGCCGCCAAGAGATTCATGTCTTCGACAAAACTGCCTCAGCAATTCCCCTTCGAAACAAGTAATGGAGAGCATTATTGGGCACAACACCCCAATGCCCATTACCAGAAGGCGGATGCCGACGCTTTCAAGGGACTCACTTTTGCTGAACAATCAAAGTTACCATCGTTGCCCGTCCCTGATTTGAAATCCACAATGGCAAAATATTTGCACTCTATCAAACCTTACTGTCATAACGCAACGGAATGGGAAAACCAATCTCTATTGTCCAAggatttcttggaaaatatgGGTCCCGTCTTACAATCAAGATTGGAAACTTTCGCCAAGGATAAGAGGAATTGGCTTTCATCCTTCTGGGATAACCAAGCTTATTTACAATATAACGATCCTATAATCCCCTACGTGTCTTATTTCTACGTTCATGACAAGTTACCAACTACTCATTTACAAATTGAAAGGGACCCACTGTTGAAATCCACAGCAATAATCTCTACAGTAgtcaaattcattgaatcATTAAAGAGGGAAGCCATTCCTGCggaaattattaaagagAGTCCATTTTGTATGAATAGTTTCCAATTAATGTTTAACACGGCAAGAATCCCGGGAAATCCACAGGATGATAGAGATACAAATATCTTTTATTCCatttatgaaaataatttcatgGTCGTAGCATTCAGGGGACAATTCTATAAATTGTCGACTCATTCAGAGGATAATGTACCATTACCTCTTAACGCtatttggaaacaattATATTCCATCGTGAATGACTCTTCTGCCGCTCCGGCTACACAGGGAATCGGATCCCTTACCTCATTACCTCGTGATCAATGGCGTACAGCTCATGCGGAATTAATCAAAGATCCATCATCTCGTGAATCCCTAGAATTGATCCATAGAGCATCTTTCATCTTATGTTTGGATACTCAAGTTAAACCAATCACTCTAGAGGAAAAATCAAGAAACGCTTGGCATGGTGATGGAATCAATAGATTCTACGATAAGTCTTTACAATTCTTCGTCACAGGTAATGGATCTTCCAGTTTCTTAGCTGAACATTCCAAGATGGATGGAACACCAACTTTATTCTTAAACACTTATGTATGTCAACAAATGGCAAAACTGAACCCTGAACAATTCATCAAGGGAACATTGTCCCCCTCCACTGCATTTGAATCCACCACCAAACCACTCCCATTCTTAATCACACCCACTATCAAATCACAAATTGAATCAGCTCAAAATCAATTCCAGGTACAAATTAATCAACACGATTTGAAAGTTTGGCATTATAACAGATATGGTAagaatttcatcaaatcaCATGGAATGTCCCCGGATGCATTCATTCAACAAGTAATACAATTAGCCATCTACAAATATTTGGGACGTCAATTACCCACTTACGAAGCTGCATCCACACgtaaatatttcaaaggtCGTACGGAAGCCGGAAGATCAGTCTCACCTGCATCACAAGCTTTCGTCCAATCATGGGATTCACCAACAAAATCAACAGTGGAAAAAATTgcattattgaaattatcaGCAAAGGAACATTCCAATTACATGAAGGATGCAGCAAATGGGATGGCCATTGATCGTCATTTATTTGGTTTAAAGAACATGTTGCAACCAGAAGATGTTAAACCAGAATTATTCAAGGACCCAACATTTAATTACTCTTCCACTTGGCTAGTATCCACATCACAATTATCCtcagaatattttgaaggGTACGGTTGGTCCGAAGTCAACGATAATGGTGTCGGGTTGGCATACATGTTGAATAAAGATTGGTTACATATAAACATCGTTTGTAAACCAGAATTCAGTCTATTTAACGTGCAAAAGATGCATTATTACTTGAGTGAAGCAGCTGATGAAATCGCTGATGCCTTGATTCAAGTTGAAAAGCAAGCAAAATTGTAA
- the AFG1 gene encoding Afg1p (ancestral locus Anc_5.520) encodes MSFIIPYAIKAPYYCRRCHISVPLKRLFYSIDGVSSSRTPLEEYNRLVEIKKLRDDPHQRGMIESLSDLYDSLKNYEPPEIKPVKISSLSSSSWSNRLWNIFGRKGQGNQPSVEIDDSVPKGIYLYGDVGCGKTMLMDLFYSTVPTHLSKQRIHFHQFMQHVHKRSHEIAKEHVEIGKGKVTDIDTIPALASEIAKESNVLCFDEFQVTDVADAMILRRLLTLLLSKEYGVVLFATSNRTPDELYINGVQRASFIPCIELIKQRTRVLFLNSQTDYRKIPRPVSSVYYFPRNGLKYNSKECIQAREAHIKEWYDYYTQAAATGNEGEGDELIHKKFEDFTLSIWGRQFNVPLCTPPCVAQFTFHELCDEPLAAGDYLALANNFHSFIITDIPYLTILRRDEVRRFITFLDAVYNSGGKLATTGADDFTSLFVEPEDILDDFTLKPSKKQMESKESSLSINDEEMIAKHGFSLEIAKKSHIFALDEERFAFARALSRLSHMSSTDWVSRQP; translated from the coding sequence ATGAGTTTTATAATACCATATGCTATCAAGGCTCCCTATTATTGCCGTCGATGTCATATATCGGTCCCCTTAAAGAGATTATTTTACTCCATTGATGGCGTTAGTTCCAGTCGAACACCTTTGGAAGAATATAATCGACTCGtggaaataaaaaaattaagagaTGATCCCCATCAAAGAGGGATGATTGAATCATTAAGTGATTTGTATGATTCATTAAAGAACTACGAGCCGCCTGAGATCAAACCCGttaaaatatcatcattatcatcatccaGTTGGAGTAACAGGTTATGGAATATATTTGGTAGAAAAGGCCAAGGGAACCAACCGTCCGTGGAAATAGATGATTCTGTACCCAAAGGAATATATTTGTATGGAGATGTTGGATGCGGGAAGACGATGTTAAtggatttattttattccaCTGTCCCCACGCATTTATCGAAGCAAAGAATTCATTTCCATCAATTCATGCAACATGTACATAAGAGATCGCATGAAATTGCCAAGGAACATGTAGAAATTGGGAAAGGGAAAGTCACTGACATTGATACTATTCCTGCGCTTGCCAGCGAAATTGCTAAGGAATCCAATGTTTTATgttttgatgaatttcaAGTCACTGATGTGGCAGATGCTATGATTTTGAGAAGGTTACTTACTTTGCTTTTATCTAAGGAATATGGAGTGGTTTTATTTGCCACATCCAATAGAACTCCCGATGAATTATACATCAATGGGGTGCAAAGAGCTTCGTTCATACCTTGTATTGAATTAATAAAGCAAAGGACAAGagtattatttttaaattctcAAACTGATTACAGAAAGATTCCTAGACCAGTGTCATCTGTTTATTACTTCCCTCGCAATGgattaaaatataattcGAAAGAGTGTATTCAAGCTAGAGAAGCTCATATTAAGGAATGGTACGATTATTATACACAAGCTGCAGCAACTGGTAATGAAGGTGAAGGAGACGAGTTAATACataagaaatttgaagattttaCATTATCCATTTGGGGGCGTCAATTTAATGTTCCACTTTGTACACCTCCATGTGTAGCACAATTTACCTTCCATGAATTATGTGATGAACCACTTGCTGCCGGAGATTATTTGGCGCTGGCCAATAATTTCcattcatttattattacaGATATTCCATATTTGACAATATTAAGAAGGGATGAAGTGAGAAGATTTATTACATTTTTGGATGCTGTTTATAATAGTGGTGGGAAATTGGCCACTACAGGTGCAGACGATTTTACATCATTGTTTGTAGAGCCTGAAGATATCTTGGATGATTTTACTTTGAAACCAAGTAAGAAACAGATGGAAAGTAAAGAAAGTTCATTGAgtattaatgatgaagaaatgatTGCCAAGCATGGATTTTCGTTGGAGATTGCTAAGAAATCGCATATCTTTGCATTAGATGAGGAAAGGTTTGCCTTTGCCAGAGCGTTAAGTAGATTATCGCATATGAGTTCTACTGATTGGGTAAGCAGACAACCTTGA
- the RML2 gene encoding mitochondrial 54S ribosomal protein uL2m (ancestral locus Anc_5.516) produces the protein MLSNLLSTIRLRRPQWPATRALSVLQPLLQQAPISPSILKITPNETDIALLEKQDSLIRKRRKLAKQITQMKKRKPISPGSRWYRTPIYPHLYKGGPVRALTLAKRSTGGRNNTGHITVRHRGGGHRRRIRTVDFFRWDAGEQLVERIEYDPGRSAHIALLRNLQKGTLSYVLACDGLRQGDKIESFRRGIPDSLLKEMGGKLDPAILSVKTAQRGNCLPIEMIPIGSVVHNVGITPIGPGKFCRAAGTYARIIAKLKDKNKAIVRLQSGEHRYVSLKACATMGVVSNIDHQNVSLGKAGRSRHMGRRPHVRGVAMNKSDHPHGGGRGKSKSNKLSMSPWGQLAKGYKTRRGKNQNRMKVKDRPRGKDKRT, from the coding sequence ATGCTGTCTAACTTGCTCAGTACCATCCGACTTAGACGACCCCAGTGGCCCGCTACAAGAGCTCTCTCAGTGCTCCAACCGCTCCTCCAACAAGCACCGATATCACCCTCCATCCTCAAGATAACGCCCAATGAGACGGATATCGCACTCCTCGAGAAGCAGGACTCTCTCATCAggaagagaaggaaattgGCTAAGCAGATCACTCAGATGAAGAAACGGAAACCAATCTCCCCGGGTTCCAGGTGGTATAGAACCCCCATATATCCTCATTTATACAAGGGTGGACCCGTCAGGGCACTTACCCTGGCTAAGAGATCCACAGGTGGTAGAAATAATACGGGACACATTACCGTTAGACATAGGGGTGGTGGtcacagaagaagaataagaacCGTGGATTTCTTCAGATGGGATGCCGGGGAACAACTCGTCGAGAGAATCGAGTATGATCCAGGTAGATCGGCTCATATTGCATTGTTGAGAAATTTACAAAAGGGTACTTTGTCCTACGTCTTGGCATGCGATGGGTTAAGACAAGGTGATAAGATTGAATCGTTTAGAAGAGGGATACCGGATTCCttattgaaggaaatgGGTGGTAAATTAGATCCCGCCATCTTAAGTGTAAAGACAGCACAGAGAGGTAATTGTTTACCCATTGAAATGATCCCCATTGGAAGCGTGGTCCATAACGTGGGAATTACACCCATTGGACCGGGGAAATTTTGTAGAGCTGCAGGTACTTATGCTCGTATTATTgccaaattgaaagataaGAATAAAGCTATTGTTCGTTTACAAAGTGGTGAGCATAGATATGTGTCATTAAAGGCATGTGCCACTATGGGTGTCgtttcaaatattgatcATCAAAACGTCTCCCTGGGGAAAGCTGGGAGATCAAGACATATGGGGAGAAGACCTCATGTGAGAGGTGTCGCAATGAATAAATCAGATCATCCTCACGGTGGTGGTCGTGGTAAATCCAAgtcaaataaattatcaatgTCTCCCTGGGGACAATTGGCAAAGGGTTACAAGACAAGAAGAGgtaaaaatcaaaatagaATGAAAGTGAAAGATCGTCCAAGAGGTAAGGATAAGAGAACGTAA